From the genome of Halomonas sp. MCCC 1A13316, one region includes:
- a CDS encoding AAA family ATPase produces the protein MAFDSTSTYVATDALKQAVNAAVTLERPLLIKGEPGTGKTLLAEELASSLDTRLITWHIKSTTKAAQGLYEYDAVSRLRDSQLGVEGVENVENYIRPGKLWKAFTANERVVLLIDEIDKADIEFPNDLLQELDRMEFHVYETGETISARHRPIIVITSNNEKELPDAFLRRCFFHYIEFPDRDTMQAIVDVHFPDIAPKLVGEALEVFFDLRQAPGLKKKPSTSELVDWLKLLMADELAREALYHRDPVKAIPPLAGALVKNEQDTQLLERLAFMMRRQGNQRR, from the coding sequence ATGGCTTTCGATTCGACTTCTACTTATGTGGCTACCGATGCCTTGAAGCAGGCGGTCAATGCCGCCGTGACCCTGGAGCGCCCGCTGTTGATCAAGGGCGAGCCGGGTACCGGCAAGACCCTGCTGGCCGAAGAACTGGCGAGCTCGCTTGATACGCGGCTGATCACATGGCACATCAAGTCCACCACCAAGGCCGCCCAAGGGCTCTACGAGTACGACGCGGTAAGCCGCCTGCGCGACTCTCAGCTCGGCGTCGAGGGCGTGGAGAACGTCGAGAACTATATCCGCCCCGGCAAACTGTGGAAGGCCTTCACTGCCAACGAGCGCGTAGTGCTGCTGATCGACGAGATCGACAAGGCCGACATTGAATTCCCCAACGATCTGCTCCAGGAGCTGGATCGCATGGAATTCCACGTCTACGAGACCGGCGAGACTATCTCCGCCAGGCATCGGCCGATCATCGTGATCACCTCGAACAACGAGAAGGAGCTGCCCGACGCCTTCCTGCGCCGCTGCTTCTTCCACTACATCGAGTTCCCCGACCGCGACACCATGCAGGCCATCGTCGACGTGCATTTTCCCGACATCGCGCCGAAGCTGGTCGGTGAGGCGCTGGAGGTGTTCTTCGACCTGCGCCAGGCGCCAGGGCTGAAGAAGAAGCCCTCCACCTCGGAGCTGGTTGACTGGCTGAAGCTGCTGATGGCCGACGAGCTGGCCCGCGAGGCGCTCTACCACCGCGACCCGGTGAAGGCGATCCCGCCGCTGGCAGGCGCGCTGGTGAAGAACGAGCAGGATACCCAACTGCTCGAGCGGCTGGCTTTCATGATGCGTCGCCAAGGCAACCAGAGGCGCTGA
- a CDS encoding sterol desaturase family protein: MSETFLHNEPLIRLGIFLLVLASMVLWEILAARREQRIGRWQRWPGNLLIVALNTMAVRLVFPLAAVGAALVAAERGWGLFHLVSAPLWLALPFSVLLLDAAIYFQHRLFHAVPWLWRLHRMHHADLEFDVTTGLRFHPLEILISMGFKVAAVTLLGAPAAAVLIFEVLLNATSMFNHGNVRLPERLDRWLRLLLVTPDMHRVHHSIVRRETDSNFGFNLPWWDRLFGTYRDQPGAGHLGMTIGIEVFRAPRELRLDRMLVQPLLNPRPPAAQNRSEEP; encoded by the coding sequence ATGAGCGAGACTTTCCTCCATAACGAACCGCTGATCCGCCTCGGCATCTTCCTGCTGGTACTGGCGTCGATGGTATTATGGGAAATCCTTGCCGCGCGCCGCGAGCAGAGGATCGGGCGCTGGCAGCGCTGGCCCGGCAACCTGCTGATCGTGGCGCTGAACACAATGGCGGTTCGCCTGGTCTTTCCCTTGGCGGCGGTGGGGGCCGCCCTGGTGGCCGCCGAGCGCGGTTGGGGGCTGTTTCATCTGGTCTCGGCGCCGCTGTGGTTGGCATTGCCGTTCTCCGTGCTGTTGCTGGACGCGGCAATCTACTTCCAGCATCGGCTGTTTCATGCCGTGCCCTGGCTGTGGCGCCTGCATCGCATGCACCATGCAGATCTGGAGTTCGACGTAACCACCGGGCTGCGCTTCCACCCGCTGGAGATCCTGATCTCGATGGGCTTCAAGGTCGCCGCGGTCACGCTGCTGGGGGCGCCGGCCGCGGCGGTACTGATCTTCGAAGTCCTGCTCAATGCCACCTCCATGTTCAATCACGGCAACGTACGCCTGCCCGAGCGGCTCGACCGCTGGCTGCGCTTGCTGCTGGTGACGCCGGACATGCACCGCGTGCATCATTCCATTGTGCGCCGCGAGACCGACAGCAACTTCGGTTTCAATCTGCCCTGGTGGGACAGGCTATTCGGTACCTATCGCGACCAGCCCGGCGCCGGGCATCTCGGCATGACGATTGGCATCGAGGTATTCCGCGCCCCCCGTGAACTGAGGCTGGATCGCATGCTGGTCCAGCCTCTGCTGAATCCCAGGCCTCCCGCCGCGCAGAACCGCAGCGAGGAGCCGTAA